CAGGCCAATTCAGTGTTTTCTAGTTATTTTACAGCAGGTTGAAGCAAATCAGGAATTTCATTCAAAGACAAAATGCTTTCTTTTACATGTAGCAGCTTTCTTTTACATGTAGCAGCTCAAATATATTTGAGGATCAGCATCATCAGCAAACTGATTTAAAGTATAAAGCTGGTGATATTCCATATTTCTCcgactgtcaacaaatcccatgaaaagaccaaacccaacaattaatttatcctAACAAGTATTGGCTGTGTGgttaaagcctgatatagcttattgcTCTGTCACATAGACTTCACTCAATCACCACACAATCAATGTGTCACACTggtgcactggctgacatgttccatCATTACGATGAACaggggcactgtagtttattttgagtcagtccTACAtactgtcacagatacgccaggctccaccatccactaatcacccacacctgctcccaataacactcctgctccccattagatCCCAATCATATAAGCCCTGCCAGCatataagccctgcactcacctcagtatgtgtctgaCCTCATTCGTGACTAGAACTCTCCACGCTACTCGGGATTACACCTATTTGCCCTTCTCCAGCGagtctttccctctctccatacctaCAATATCTGGCAAtaatccaataaagaacattctgatTCCATCTCTGTGTTTCCTACCTGTCTTTTCTGTAACACATACACTGTCACTAGTGCACTAAATGTGTATTCATCTTCacctgaaaatagtccccaacaaatgcacaatttacttctgtttgagtaacacttgctaaaaactacagtgcccagctgttttaggaaattactgagcctttaaaaaacaaaagcaactatatatttgtgacccgtttttaaagatttatgtcttcagcaGGAATCAATGTACCACAGACAAGCTGGCAAATGGACttacacattgttggttttggtcttatcgttgttgacagtaagaaaaattcagaaaaacGGCAGCTTTATCTTTTAAAGATAACTTTTTTCAAGTGTATGTAGAAATACTCCACATATCTTCACATTTCAAATACCTGTAAGTAAATAAACTGCTGTGCATCTCCTGCTTTCAAAGCTGAGGTTTCCCAGTAAGTTCAGATAAGCACACtttgaatttaaatattcaCAGCCACTTCATAAAACTGTTTATCCTCTACTCAGGTCTGTTTTCCACCTGCTCCATTCTTTATTCCtgtctgagcagcagcagtttgtgtgtttttcattattgttaCCTACAGTGTGACAGACTCCAACCACAAAAGCATTGTGTGGTTGAGCACTTAAGCTGCTGTATGAAagattcattttaaagcaaatacACTTGTTTCAATGTGAGGTTTTCAGTCATGGTCTTTGTAAAATTGCATTATGCAAAACATGTGTAGAATGaattttttatatcattgccACATGCCTTGTTCCATATCTGTTGCCTGAAGTGTTATGCTGAACATATGAGGTTCCACTCACTCGAGTTTTTATCCAGTGATTTGTGAAAAATAacagttaaaaatacagtaatggGACTCTTCCAAGTcctgataataaataatatatagtTTTAATAAATCTCACACACATTACTTCCTTTTGTTGCTATGCCAACTTGGCTGGCCatggaaaaaaatcacaacatgAAGCAGAAGCACTTcctggctcacacacacactttcacagactcacacaaatacacacagacatcctTCCTCTGCCCCCCAGTTACTTAGCAGTACCCTGCTGGAGGAATAAAAGAACACAAATGACAGATTAAATATGAGCAGAATGCATTAAAAAGGGATCACAGCTGAGAtaagtgatgacattttaagATCCCAGCCAACCCAGCCGGCCCACCAGCCTTGCAAGGCTTAAAGCACCATACGTTGATGCTCTCACTTTGTCCTCCTGCGCTTCCAGGTTCAGAATGAGCAGCTTTTGCCTGGTCCTTGTATTCTTAATGAAAATGTATGGCCATGTAACCCAAGAACATGGGCCATAGGATGGCTGTGAGAGTTGACGATTAAATATTCAAACACTGCGACCCACAGGCTTCAGGTCTTTGTCCTGTCaagttgttttatgtttttgcttgTGCCAATGTGTGCGGTGTGGGGTTGCTGGTATGTTATAAAATCCATGCCTTTCATATAGAATGTAGACCTGGAGATCTTATTGCAATAACGCCcaagattaaaataaaacccGACATCCAGAAACCTTGTCTTCAACGTAAAGTCTCTACGATGCAAGATGCGATCTCAGTTGTTAGTCAGAGGGAGGCTGCAATCAGAGTTGAACCGGGTTGAAGAAAGCAAGATGTCAGTGCTGCTCTCTGGATTGAGAGCCTGGCCAGAGGGCAGCAGCAGGGATGAGAGGATGGAGGATGGCGAGAAGGATGCAGGGAGGAAGCCAGAGAGGTCAAAGACTGAAGGGACACaggctttatgtgtgtgttcagtctcTGTGTGAGTCATAGCGATAATGGGTGGCCACATTGAGTATCCAGCAGTGTTTAAGCTTACCCTCTGGATaaggtctctctctttctctgtctatcTGGCTTTTTAACCCCCCTCCCTCCAGTGCTTTAGGCTCTAGAGTTTgtaagagaagaagaagaggagagtcGTTGATTGTGATGTTGTATTAATGGTTGCAGGTGATCTCAATGTCTGTCTGGCCTCTAAGGAGACTCTTTGGAAGCCTGACAGCTGATCTCTTTATGTCATTATGTCTCTCTCAAGGACTTTAAATGGCATATgttagggagagagagagaaagagagagagagagagaaatagagaatgAAAGCAAGTAACATGATACTATACCAGTGTGATACACACAATGCCTACTCTGTGCCTCACAATAGGCCTGATATCGCCACTTCCCTACTGAGTCCTGGTCGCACATAACAGATTTGCTTCAAAGACCCACTTTCACTAAAACCCTCTCCCATCCGCTGTGGTCAGGCATGTTGAGGCGTGCAACTGAGTGGAGTCCTAGTGTAGATTTCTCCCACCCTTGTTTCTGCCAACCCTGATACTGTTTcacagaccagagaggagagattCATGTTAAAGTCCAGATATGTCTAAgcctctttccctcctttttcctcatttattttttacagaaacTCTGTCTGGAATGGACAGACTTTTTCCCAAGGATGCCCTTGTTTCCAACACCCCCCACCAACCAAACACCATTGTCTCAAGGGTCAAGATGGGTAGAACAATGCAGTCTGTTGGGCACTCAGATTATATTCAAGTCTCTATTTTCAGTCTATGAGTCCTGGGTCTGTGAGGATTTAGGCCCTAACTTTGTGGTCCAACCTTGAGTACTTGCAGCAGGCTTTGAGGTGGAGGTGGACCCTGTTCCTGATGCAGGGCCAGGGGCTGCAGGGGGTGGTTGGCTGCGTTGCACTTGAGGATGTCGTGGCAGGACTGCGCGTATTGGCTGCTGGAGGGGATGAGACTGCTGTGGAGGCCGGAGCTGGTAGCCTCGACGGTAGTGCAGTGATTGGGAACGTAGAAGCACCCTTGTGTACTGGACCTCTGGCATGATGAGCTTGAGGCAGAGCTCCTGGGCCTGGCTCGAGAACCCACGGGTCAGATTTACCGGGAGGTCGTAACCCACAATGTCGACTTTTCCACTAGGCTGCCAGGGACGGAGATCCTTGTTTTTGATCTGCGCGGCTGAGCGGAGAAGTGGCATCCGCCCACCGAAGCAGCTTCTCATTAGCCTCTCCTGGGCTCGCCGAAGGAGTCGCACCTCCCTTGCCACACATGCTGGACCCAGAACTGACAGCTGGCGCCACAATGAGGCATTGAAGTGGTCATAGAGATGTGCATCTACAGAATTCCAGGCACGGATCTTTGCAGAAAGTACCGGTGTCAGGCTCCGCTTTGAGCTTGGCGTCCGCATGTTGAGTTTAACATACAGAATGTCATCCAGATCCCAGGAGAGGAGATGGCGAAGGAGAACCAGTGACTCATCAAAGTACTCAGCAATCATCACCAGGGAGAAAACGCGCTCCACCTCTGTCAGAAAGGTCCGCGCATATGCCACATCTGTTGCTGTGCGATCCTTGTCTCCGCCCAAGTCGAAGGTCAAGGTGTTGCGTGCATACATGGAGTCCTTCTCATCTTGTCGGTAGTAGCGCCAGGGCTCCTCTAAGAAAGCCTCCAGGGAACCATTGGGTACCCTCTTGAAGCTCTGACAGTACTGGTTGTAGTAACTGAACAAGGATTCAAACATGGAGCCGGGTTCTCTCAGGATTGTGATATATATTGTGTCGTTGGGCATCAGGCGCTGCAGTTCTGCCTTGTTGAAGCGCATGTGGCTGGTGATGATGTTTGGCGGTAGCGTGTGTGGGTGGACAAAGTGAGAGGTGAAGGAGCGTGGGTAGCAGAACTGGTGGCTGCAGGCCTGCATGGGCAACGCCACTGTGAGGTTGTTGCGCTCTGCGAAGCGAAAAAGCAGGTTCTGCATGGTGGTGCTGGCCGTTTTGTGTGTCTTGAGGAAGGCCACATTGGTGTGCTTAGGTTTCAGGCCTGGGGCAGGGTGGGAACGGAGGGCAGGACAACCAAGGTGGAAGGCCTCCATGGTcctggagaaagaaaaagaaagtgtaaTAATGTATTTGAAGCTCCATTAGCtccagaaaaagaaacagctaCTCCAAATAAAATTGTGACATTAGTGGCATAATTGCACAGACACTGGACAAATAATGGAAGAGACTGAAGTGTAGGACAGGACAGATGTAGTAcaacagtaaagtaaaaatcAGTGTATCTGTGGGGAAttgaaaggagaggagaaagaggaaaggcgtCAGATGATGAAGTAGGATAAAGCCACTGGAGGATGAAGCATCAGAAAGTGCAAGATATTATGAGAAGTTTGTCTGAATTGTTTGTACTGCATACTATGGCTGGGTGATTAATCAATATGATCATTTACTGAGTTTCAATGGAATGATAGTCTGATGATATGAActtaattaaaaactaacaaaatcaCTAATGCAAATTTTTGTGTTATATGTGTAAAGAGTTTTTTGTCTGACGCACtacat
This sequence is a window from Siniperca chuatsi isolate FFG_IHB_CAS linkage group LG22, ASM2008510v1, whole genome shotgun sequence. Protein-coding genes within it:
- the gal3st3 gene encoding galactose-3-O-sulfotransferase 3 is translated as MSQKKIFLVFIAISTVSLLLHHGGHLSWTMEAFHLGCPALRSHPAPGLKPKHTNVAFLKTHKTASTTMQNLLFRFAERNNLTVALPMQACSHQFCYPRSFTSHFVHPHTLPPNIITSHMRFNKAELQRLMPNDTIYITILREPGSMFESLFSYYNQYCQSFKRVPNGSLEAFLEEPWRYYRQDEKDSMYARNTLTFDLGGDKDRTATDVAYARTFLTEVERVFSLVMIAEYFDESLVLLRHLLSWDLDDILYVKLNMRTPSSKRSLTPVLSAKIRAWNSVDAHLYDHFNASLWRQLSVLGPACVAREVRLLRRAQERLMRSCFGGRMPLLRSAAQIKNKDLRPWQPSGKVDIVGYDLPVNLTRGFSSQAQELCLKLIMPEVQYTRVLLRSQSLHYRRGYQLRPPQQSHPLQQPIRAVLPRHPQVQRSQPPPAAPGPASGTGSTSTSKPAASTQGWTTKLGPKSSQTQDS